From Streptomyces sp. TLI_235, a single genomic window includes:
- a CDS encoding putative hydroxymethylpyrimidine transporter CytX — protein sequence MTAVSPAPVPDVEAGRRVEAPLVLDTAPPRTLDLRAQFALWANLGVSLIGFQSAATVLGAPGHELSFAAAVTAIVTGTAIGTAMLGVAALIGARTGAPAMAVLRGLFGTRLSYLPTALNILQCIGWGVFELIVIAGGAQTVAGTQGWRWLFVLLAGVLTTVLTIWPLGSIAVLRKYVAIAVGVAMVYFTVQLARQGFPDPGAGNWDGFLSATDAIIAVSISFVPLAADYTRHARTPGSAYWGTFGGYSLAQVWCYVLGLIALLQSGGDSSKIFSSFTGVAAGWAFLLVLVIRETDQSFANVYSTAMSVHNLLPKVDRRLLTGGIGALVTLLALRVQEGEFNDTYASFLYLIGAVFVPLLAVLAVDYFFGAGRNGWNTGQDAPARWLMLLPWALGFATYQFLAPTAVAGWWTDFWQGLQSAVGFTPQPWTSASLFGFLVPALATWALTPLTARRPARAED from the coding sequence ATGACGGCTGTTTCGCCTGCCCCTGTTCCCGATGTCGAGGCCGGCCGGCGCGTCGAGGCGCCGCTCGTCCTGGACACCGCCCCGCCGCGGACGCTCGACCTCCGCGCCCAGTTCGCGCTCTGGGCCAACCTCGGGGTCAGCCTGATCGGCTTCCAGAGCGCCGCCACCGTGCTCGGCGCCCCCGGCCACGAGCTGTCCTTCGCGGCGGCGGTCACCGCGATCGTCACCGGCACCGCGATCGGCACGGCGATGCTGGGCGTGGCCGCCCTGATCGGCGCCCGCACCGGTGCCCCGGCGATGGCGGTGCTGCGCGGGCTGTTCGGCACCCGCCTCTCCTACCTGCCGACGGCGCTGAACATCCTGCAGTGCATCGGCTGGGGCGTCTTCGAGCTGATCGTGATCGCGGGCGGCGCCCAGACGGTGGCCGGCACCCAGGGCTGGCGCTGGCTGTTCGTGCTGCTGGCCGGCGTGCTGACCACGGTGCTCACCATCTGGCCGCTCGGCTCGATCGCGGTGCTGCGCAAGTACGTGGCGATCGCGGTCGGCGTGGCGATGGTGTACTTCACCGTCCAGCTGGCCCGGCAGGGCTTCCCGGACCCGGGTGCGGGCAACTGGGACGGCTTCCTGTCGGCGACCGACGCGATCATCGCGGTGTCGATCTCCTTCGTGCCGCTGGCCGCGGACTACACCCGGCACGCGCGCACCCCGGGCTCGGCCTACTGGGGCACCTTCGGCGGCTACTCGCTGGCGCAGGTCTGGTGCTACGTGCTCGGCCTGATCGCGCTGCTGCAGTCGGGCGGCGACAGCTCGAAGATCTTCTCCTCGTTCACCGGTGTCGCGGCCGGCTGGGCCTTCCTGCTGGTGCTGGTGATCCGGGAGACCGACCAGTCCTTCGCCAACGTCTACTCGACCGCGATGTCGGTGCACAACCTGCTGCCCAAGGTGGACCGGCGGCTGCTCACCGGCGGTATCGGCGCGCTGGTGACGCTGCTGGCGCTGCGCGTCCAGGAGGGCGAGTTCAACGACACGTACGCGAGCTTCCTCTACCTGATCGGCGCGGTCTTCGTGCCGCTGCTGGCGGTGCTCGCGGTGGACTACTTCTTCGGTGCCGGGCGGAACGGCTGGAACACCGGGCAGGACGCGCCCGCCCGCTGGCTGATGCTGCTGCCGTGGGCGCTGGGCTTCGCCACCTACCAGTTCCTGGCGCCGACCGCGGTCGCCGGCTGGTGGACGGACTTCTGGCAGGGCCTGCAGTCGGCGGTGGGCTTCACCCCTCAGCCGTGGACCTCGGCCTCGCTGTTCGGCTTCCTGGTGCCCGCGCTGGCGACCTGGGCGCTGACCCCGCTGACGGCCCGCCGGCCGGCCCGCGCCGAGGACTGA
- a CDS encoding glycerophosphoryl diester phosphodiesterase — protein sequence MDTQKIRRTAPADSGLPAPERSAVRVIAHRGSSAALPEHTLEAYARAIEEGADGLECDVRLTADGRLVCVHDRTVRRTSDGRGAVSAMTLAQLSELDFGSWHSPDTPRPSGILTLAGLLELVAGAGRRVELAIETKHPTRYAGRTEAELVRLLDHYGLLPRTPEESTVRIMSFSELSLHRVRRAVPAVPTVYLLERRLPVLGRTRALPGGAGIAGPGIELVRRDPGLVTALRRAGHRVHVWTVDEPEDVELCLELGVEALITNRPREVLAQLGR from the coding sequence GTGGACACTCAGAAGATCCGCCGCACCGCTCCGGCGGACTCCGGCCTCCCGGCGCCCGAGCGCTCGGCCGTCCGGGTCATCGCGCACCGCGGCTCCTCCGCGGCCCTGCCCGAGCACACCCTGGAGGCGTACGCCCGGGCGATCGAGGAGGGCGCGGACGGGCTGGAGTGCGACGTCCGGCTGACCGCCGACGGCCGGCTGGTGTGCGTGCACGACCGCACCGTCCGGCGCACCTCGGACGGCCGGGGCGCGGTGTCCGCGATGACGCTGGCGCAGCTCTCCGAGCTGGACTTCGGCTCCTGGCACTCGCCGGACACCCCGCGGCCGAGCGGCATCCTCACCCTGGCCGGCCTGCTCGAACTGGTCGCCGGGGCGGGCCGCCGGGTGGAGCTGGCCATCGAGACCAAGCACCCGACCCGGTACGCGGGCCGGACCGAGGCGGAGCTGGTGCGGCTGCTGGACCACTACGGGCTGCTGCCGCGCACCCCGGAGGAGTCCACCGTCCGGATCATGAGCTTCTCCGAACTGTCGCTGCACCGGGTCCGCCGGGCGGTGCCCGCGGTGCCGACGGTGTACCTGCTGGAGCGCAGGCTGCCGGTGCTCGGCCGGACCAGGGCGCTGCCCGGCGGTGCCGGCATCGCGGGGCCCGGCATCGAGCTGGTGCGGCGCGACCCGGGCCTGGTGACGGCGCTGCGGCGGGCCGGGCACCGGGTGCACGTCTGGACGGTCGACGAGCCGGAGGACGTCGAGCTCTGCCTGGAGCTGGGCGTGGAGGCGCTGATCACCAACCGGCCGCGCGAGGTGCTGGCGCAGCTCGGCCGGTGA
- a CDS encoding histidine kinase-like protein (manually curated): MPEKTGPTSSTMAVPHGPAGVGAARRRMRRELGARAIPEPVVDDAVLILSELLSNSCRYARPLGKLAELVERTTSDMVDAVLVRSVTAARHGGAEVAEESADPGGILVRWWTHADGLVVEVTDGGAPTRPLPASPSLTARGGRGLSIVGKLAGAWGVRDAPGEVTVWAALPVRPERRDDPAA, from the coding sequence GTGCCCGAAAAGACAGGGCCGACTTCGTCGACCATGGCGGTGCCGCACGGTCCGGCCGGCGTCGGAGCGGCACGTCGGAGGATGCGCCGGGAGCTCGGTGCGCGGGCGATACCGGAACCGGTCGTCGACGACGCGGTGCTGATCCTCTCCGAACTGCTCAGCAATTCCTGTCGGTATGCGCGTCCGTTGGGAAAGCTCGCGGAACTGGTCGAGCGGACGACCTCCGACATGGTGGACGCGGTGCTCGTCCGGTCGGTGACGGCGGCCCGGCACGGCGGCGCGGAGGTGGCGGAGGAATCCGCGGATCCGGGCGGCATCCTGGTGCGCTGGTGGACACACGCGGACGGGCTGGTGGTCGAGGTCACCGACGGCGGAGCGCCGACCAGGCCGCTGCCGGCCAGCCCCTCGCTGACCGCGCGCGGCGGGCGCGGGCTGAGCATCGTCGGCAAGCTGGCCGGAGCCTGGGGGGTACGCGACGCGCCGGGCGAGGTGACGGTCTGGGCCGCCCTGCCGGTGCGACCGGAGCGGCGCGACGACCCGGCGGCCTAG
- a CDS encoding fatty-acyl-CoA synthase: MFSTMQDVPLTVARILAHGTTVHGSSTVTTWDGTGPVVRSYAEVGARAAQLAHALRDELGVTGDQRVATLMWNNAEHLETYLAVPSMGAVLHTLNLRLPAQQLAFIVNHAADHVVVVNGSVLPLLAGVLGQLNDTLEHIVVSGEGDRSLLDGFAGTVHDYEDLIADRPTAYPWPELDERQAAALCYTSGTTGDPKGVVYSHRSVYLHCLQVMAADSFGLTSRDTALPVVPMFHVNAWGVPHTAFMSGANLLMPDRFLQPKPLAEMIARIRPTVSAAVPTIWTGLLDELDAGSYDTSSLRMVVIGGSACPPALMKAFEDRHGINVVHAWGMTETSPLGTFALPPGGLTAEEEWPYRLTQGLFPASVEARLIGPGGERMPHDGKAAGELEVRGPWIAGAYYGGAGRDPERPEDKFSEDGWLRTGDVGTITPDGYLTLTDRAKDVIKSGGEWISSVELENHLMAHPQVAEAAVVAVPDEKWGERPLATVVLRPGATAGLRELRAFLAERVASWQLPERWSIVEAVPKTSVGKFDKKVIRADYAADRLDVTLLGKE, from the coding sequence GTGTTCAGCACCATGCAGGACGTACCGCTCACCGTTGCCCGGATCCTGGCGCACGGGACGACCGTCCACGGCAGCTCCACCGTGACCACCTGGGACGGCACCGGCCCCGTGGTCCGCAGCTACGCCGAGGTCGGGGCCCGCGCCGCGCAGCTCGCCCACGCCCTGCGCGACGAGCTCGGGGTCACCGGCGACCAGCGGGTGGCCACCCTGATGTGGAACAACGCCGAGCACCTGGAGACCTACCTCGCGGTGCCCTCGATGGGCGCCGTGCTGCACACCCTCAACCTGCGGCTGCCCGCCCAGCAGCTGGCCTTCATCGTCAACCACGCCGCCGACCACGTCGTCGTCGTCAACGGCAGCGTGCTGCCGCTGCTCGCCGGCGTGCTCGGACAGCTGAACGACACCCTCGAGCACATCGTGGTCAGCGGCGAGGGCGACCGCTCCCTGCTCGACGGCTTCGCCGGCACCGTCCACGACTACGAGGACCTGATCGCCGACCGCCCCACCGCCTACCCCTGGCCGGAGCTGGACGAGCGGCAGGCCGCCGCCCTCTGCTACACCTCCGGCACCACGGGCGATCCCAAGGGCGTCGTCTACAGCCACCGCTCGGTCTACCTGCACTGCCTGCAGGTGATGGCCGCCGACAGCTTCGGCCTCACCTCCCGCGACACCGCGCTGCCGGTCGTGCCGATGTTCCACGTCAACGCCTGGGGCGTGCCGCACACCGCCTTCATGTCCGGCGCGAACCTGCTGATGCCCGACCGCTTCCTGCAGCCCAAGCCGCTCGCCGAGATGATCGCCCGGATCCGGCCGACCGTCAGCGCCGCCGTCCCCACCATCTGGACCGGCCTGCTCGACGAGCTCGACGCCGGCTCCTACGACACCTCCAGCCTGCGCATGGTGGTCATCGGCGGCTCCGCCTGCCCGCCCGCCCTGATGAAGGCCTTCGAGGACCGCCACGGCATCAACGTCGTGCACGCGTGGGGCATGACCGAGACCTCCCCGCTCGGCACCTTCGCGCTGCCGCCGGGCGGCCTCACCGCCGAGGAGGAGTGGCCCTACCGGCTCACCCAGGGCCTCTTCCCGGCCTCCGTCGAGGCCCGGCTGATCGGCCCCGGCGGTGAGCGGATGCCGCACGACGGCAAGGCCGCCGGCGAGCTGGAGGTCCGCGGCCCGTGGATCGCCGGCGCCTACTACGGCGGCGCCGGCCGCGACCCCGAGCGCCCCGAGGACAAGTTCAGCGAGGACGGCTGGCTGCGCACCGGCGACGTCGGCACCATCACCCCGGACGGCTACCTCACCCTCACCGACCGCGCCAAGGACGTCATCAAGTCCGGCGGCGAGTGGATCTCCTCCGTCGAGCTGGAGAACCACCTGATGGCCCACCCGCAGGTCGCCGAGGCGGCCGTGGTCGCCGTGCCGGACGAGAAGTGGGGCGAGCGCCCGCTGGCCACCGTGGTGCTGCGCCCCGGCGCCACCGCCGGCCTGCGCGAGCTGCGCGCCTTCCTCGCCGAGCGGGTCGCCTCCTGGCAGCTGCCGGAGCGCTGGTCGATCGTCGAGGCGGTGCCGAAGACCTCGGTCGGCAAGTTCGACAAGAAGGTCATCCGGGCCGACTACGCCGCCGACCGGCTGGACGTCACCCTGCTCGGCAAGGAGTAG
- a CDS encoding truncated hemoglobin YjbI, translating to MTVEYIRYRLAGPQHRAAFEAACRRAVDGLGGAGACVDYALERSAGDPDGYGLRIRWTSDEGRQAFWESREGEALVAALAPYAEPSGLSVEEATPIAGRGGSVPTLYEWAGGAPALERLFTRFYERVDEDGLLAPVFAGKDPAHARHVAAWLGEVFGGPPAYSTEYGGHRHMASRHLGRGITEEQRRRWVALLTDTADEVGLPDDPEFRAVLAHYLEWGTRMAVLYSGPNPPPLPESPMPRWDWGITPPYRG from the coding sequence ATGACCGTCGAGTACATCCGGTACCGGCTCGCCGGGCCGCAGCACCGGGCCGCCTTCGAGGCCGCCTGCCGCCGCGCCGTGGACGGCCTCGGCGGGGCCGGGGCCTGCGTCGACTACGCGCTGGAGCGCTCGGCCGGGGATCCGGACGGGTACGGGCTGCGCATCCGCTGGACGTCCGACGAGGGCCGGCAGGCGTTCTGGGAGAGCCGGGAGGGCGAGGCCCTGGTCGCCGCGCTCGCCCCGTACGCGGAGCCGTCCGGGCTGTCGGTGGAGGAGGCCACCCCGATCGCCGGGCGCGGCGGCTCGGTGCCGACGCTGTACGAGTGGGCGGGTGGCGCGCCCGCGCTGGAGCGCCTGTTCACCCGCTTCTACGAGCGGGTCGACGAGGACGGGCTGCTGGCGCCGGTCTTCGCCGGCAAGGACCCGGCCCACGCGCGGCACGTGGCGGCCTGGCTGGGCGAGGTGTTCGGCGGCCCGCCGGCGTACAGCACGGAGTACGGCGGCCACCGGCACATGGCCTCGCGGCACCTTGGCCGGGGCATCACCGAGGAGCAGCGGCGCCGCTGGGTGGCCCTGCTCACCGACACCGCGGACGAGGTCGGGCTGCCGGACGACCCGGAGTTCCGCGCGGTGCTGGCGCACTACCTGGAGTGGGGCACCCGGATGGCGGTGCTCTACTCCGGTCCGAACCCGCCGCCGCTGCCGGAGTCTCCGATGCCGCGCTGGGACTGGGGGATCACCCCGCCGTACCGCGGCTGA
- a CDS encoding glycolate oxidase produces MGDLVDRLVSGLPETAVAVDPDVVASYAHDMAGFCEAGSPAVVVFPETVEQVQHVLRTATELRVPVVPQGARTGLSGGANAVDGCIVLSMVKMNRILEIDPVNRLAVVEPGVVNAELSRAAAAHGLAYPPDPSSWESCTIGGNIGTGAGGLCCVKYGVTSEYVLGLDVVLADGRLLSTGRRTAKGVAGYDLTRLLVGSEGTLAVVVRAVVALRPTPAPQLALAAEFPSTETASAAVCAVMAQGHVPSLMELMDATTVRAVNAMARMGLPESTRALLLVAFDGPAKEAELAEVARLCREAGASEVVPAEDQAESDMLLEARRLSLPAMERLGTTMIDDVAVPRSRLGEMLDGVAAIAERHRLTIGVVSHAGDGNTHPVVIFDSADPDETARARASFDEIMALGLDLGGTVTGEHGVGLLKREWLARELGPVVLELQRQIKTVFDPLGILNPGKAL; encoded by the coding sequence GTGGGTGATCTGGTCGACCGGCTGGTGTCGGGGCTCCCGGAGACGGCGGTCGCCGTCGACCCGGACGTGGTCGCCTCGTACGCCCACGACATGGCCGGGTTCTGCGAGGCCGGTTCGCCGGCCGTGGTGGTCTTCCCGGAGACCGTCGAGCAGGTGCAGCACGTGCTGCGGACGGCGACCGAGCTCCGGGTACCGGTGGTGCCGCAGGGCGCCCGCACCGGTCTCTCCGGCGGGGCGAACGCCGTGGACGGCTGCATCGTGCTGTCGATGGTGAAGATGAACCGGATCCTGGAGATCGACCCGGTGAACCGGCTCGCCGTCGTCGAGCCGGGGGTGGTCAACGCCGAGCTCTCCCGGGCCGCCGCCGCGCACGGCCTGGCCTACCCGCCGGACCCTTCCAGCTGGGAGTCCTGCACGATCGGCGGCAACATCGGCACCGGCGCGGGCGGGCTGTGCTGCGTGAAGTACGGCGTCACCAGCGAGTACGTGCTCGGGCTCGACGTGGTGCTGGCGGACGGGCGGCTGCTGAGCACCGGCCGGCGGACGGCCAAGGGCGTCGCCGGCTACGACCTGACCCGGCTGCTGGTCGGCTCCGAGGGCACCCTCGCCGTGGTGGTGCGGGCGGTGGTCGCGCTGCGGCCGACCCCGGCCCCGCAGCTGGCCCTGGCCGCGGAGTTCCCCAGCACCGAGACGGCGAGCGCCGCGGTTTGCGCGGTGATGGCGCAGGGCCACGTCCCCTCGCTGATGGAGCTGATGGACGCCACCACCGTGCGCGCGGTCAACGCGATGGCGCGGATGGGGCTGCCGGAGTCCACCCGCGCGCTGCTCCTGGTCGCCTTCGACGGCCCGGCCAAGGAGGCCGAGCTGGCCGAGGTCGCGCGGCTCTGCCGGGAGGCGGGGGCGAGCGAGGTCGTCCCCGCCGAGGACCAGGCAGAGTCGGACATGCTGCTGGAGGCCCGCCGGCTCTCACTGCCCGCGATGGAACGGCTCGGCACCACGATGATCGACGACGTGGCGGTGCCGCGGTCCCGGCTCGGCGAGATGCTGGACGGCGTGGCCGCGATCGCCGAGCGCCACCGGCTGACCATCGGTGTGGTCAGCCATGCCGGCGACGGCAACACCCACCCGGTGGTGATCTTCGACTCGGCCGATCCCGACGAGACCGCCAGGGCGCGGGCCTCCTTCGACGAGATCATGGCGCTGGGCCTGGACCTCGGCGGCACGGTCACCGGCGAGCACGGCGTCGGTCTGCTCAAGCGCGAGTGGCTCGCCCGCGAGCTCGGCCCGGTCGTACTGGAGCTCCAGCGGCAGATCAAGACGGTCTTCGACCCGCTCGGCATCCTCAACCCGGGCAAGGCGCTCTGA
- a CDS encoding putative serine protease PepD translates to MSNEHASGSTGPQEEQQLPSGEPRTVGPAPDTAAADGPPPVVESAPTLALSKLSEPAPAAPSYGDAPPPAAPTYGDAPPPAAPTYIDAPPPAAPAAPAYIDAPPPVVAATPAQPGHANPYAAPAAAGTDPYGTPAAPPPAGPTPPGEVHHPFGAGHPVGGWGHPTGGWGHPTGGPGGGNPGEPGGPGYPYPSAGSPAPRRKRGGMIALIAAVALVAGVAGGAIGAAVTGDDSSGGATRTSTTVSVSDSRKVTDRAPDSVAGIAAKALPSTVTIKAQGSQESGTGTGFVFDTEGHILTNNHVVAPAASGGKLTVKFSDGSSYNASVVGRAQGYDVAVIKLDNPPKDKLNPLPLGDSDKVAVGDATIAIGAPYGLEGTVTTGIISAKDRPVASGDETGQQASYMNALQTDASINPGNSGGPLLNASGAVIGINSAIQSNTSGNGRAGSIGLGFAIPINQAKWVAETLIKDGQPVYAILGVLRNDDYKGDGAQIQTTAVQGTPAVTPGGPADQAGLKAGDVITKLGGIPIDSGPTLVSEIWTHKPGEKVEVEYTRDGKAAKTTVVLGERKGDN, encoded by the coding sequence GTGAGCAACGAGCACGCGAGTGGGTCCACCGGGCCGCAGGAGGAGCAGCAGCTGCCCTCCGGCGAGCCCCGTACGGTGGGTCCGGCTCCTGACACCGCGGCGGCCGACGGGCCGCCGCCGGTCGTCGAGTCCGCGCCCACGCTCGCTCTCTCCAAGCTGAGCGAGCCGGCCCCGGCCGCGCCGTCGTACGGCGACGCGCCCCCGCCCGCCGCGCCCACGTACGGCGACGCGCCCCCGCCCGCCGCGCCCACGTACATCGACGCGCCCCCGCCGGCAGCCCCGGCAGCGCCCGCGTACATCGACGCGCCGCCGCCGGTGGTCGCGGCCACCCCGGCCCAGCCCGGCCACGCCAACCCGTACGCGGCACCGGCCGCCGCGGGCACCGACCCGTACGGCACCCCGGCGGCCCCGCCGCCGGCCGGGCCCACGCCCCCCGGCGAGGTGCACCACCCCTTCGGCGCCGGCCACCCGGTCGGCGGCTGGGGCCACCCGACCGGCGGCTGGGGCCACCCGACCGGCGGCCCCGGCGGCGGCAACCCGGGCGAGCCCGGCGGCCCCGGCTACCCGTACCCGTCGGCCGGCAGCCCGGCACCGCGCCGCAAGCGCGGCGGCATGATCGCGCTGATCGCCGCGGTCGCGCTGGTCGCGGGCGTGGCCGGCGGTGCCATCGGCGCCGCGGTCACCGGCGACGACAGCTCCGGCGGCGCCACCCGCACCAGCACCACCGTCAGCGTCAGCGACAGCCGCAAGGTCACCGACCGCGCCCCGGACTCGGTGGCCGGCATCGCCGCCAAGGCGCTGCCCAGCACCGTCACCATCAAGGCGCAGGGCTCGCAGGAGTCCGGCACCGGCACCGGCTTCGTCTTCGACACCGAGGGCCACATCCTCACCAACAACCACGTGGTCGCCCCGGCGGCGTCCGGCGGCAAGCTCACCGTCAAGTTCTCCGACGGCTCGTCCTACAACGCCTCCGTGGTCGGCCGCGCCCAGGGCTACGACGTCGCGGTGATCAAGCTCGACAACCCGCCGAAGGACAAGCTCAACCCGCTGCCGCTCGGCGACTCCGACAAGGTCGCGGTCGGCGACGCCACCATCGCCATCGGCGCCCCGTACGGCCTCGAGGGCACCGTCACCACCGGCATCATCAGCGCCAAGGACCGCCCGGTCGCCTCGGGCGACGAGACCGGCCAGCAGGCGTCGTACATGAACGCCCTGCAGACGGACGCCTCGATCAACCCGGGCAACTCCGGCGGCCCGCTGCTCAACGCCTCCGGCGCGGTGATCGGCATCAACTCCGCCATCCAGTCCAACACCAGCGGCAACGGCCGGGCCGGCTCCATCGGCCTCGGCTTCGCGATCCCGATCAACCAGGCCAAGTGGGTCGCCGAGACGCTGATCAAGGACGGCCAGCCGGTGTACGCCATCCTCGGCGTGCTCCGCAACGACGACTACAAGGGCGACGGCGCACAGATCCAGACCACCGCCGTCCAGGGCACCCCGGCCGTCACCCCCGGCGGCCCCGCCGACCAGGCCGGCCTCAAGGCGGGCGACGTCATCACCAAGCTCGGCGGCATCCCGATCGACAGCGGCCCGACCCTGGTCTCCGAGATCTGGACGCACAAGCCCGGCGAGAAGGTCGAGGTCGAGTACACCCGCGACGGCAAGGCCGCCAAGACCACCGTCGTCCTCGGCGAGCGCAAGGGCGACAACTGA
- a CDS encoding inner membrane transporter RhtA, translating to MTPYVRLDRMSGANTFEPLRTAHTGDQVADAFAMPPSPKGEPAGERGGWRRRGPAAAAPPDRGTGTTRTERHRPPAGRPGRTTTPQRRLGSIPAPLLCVAAMVTCQLGIASSKSLFGVLGVGGATFLRLTVAAVVLLAVTRPRLRGRSRRDLVSAVLLGLASAGMTLLFAGATDRLPMGTASTIEFLGPLAVAIALSRRASHLLWALLAAGGVVLLTLLGEGSGGTALDPVGLGYAFGAAACYAGYILFTDKVGAVFKGFEGLAVSFTVAALAVAPFGAAQAWHGLAAASAPALLLLAVAGVALLFPVVPYALEMTALRRMPQRVFSVLVSLDPAVSALVGLVVLGQLLGGVQLAGIGCVVAASVGATLTARR from the coding sequence ATGACTCCTTACGTCAGACTCGACCGCATGTCCGGTGCCAACACCTTCGAGCCGCTCCGCACGGCTCACACCGGCGACCAGGTCGCCGACGCCTTCGCCATGCCGCCCTCCCCCAAGGGCGAGCCCGCCGGCGAGCGCGGTGGTTGGCGACGACGCGGCCCCGCCGCCGCTGCACCCCCGGACCGGGGCACGGGCACCACCCGTACCGAACGGCACCGGCCACCGGCCGGCCGGCCGGGACGGACCACCACCCCGCAGCGGCGCCTGGGATCGATCCCGGCGCCGCTGCTGTGTGTGGCGGCCATGGTCACCTGCCAGCTCGGCATCGCCTCCTCCAAGTCGCTGTTCGGCGTGCTGGGCGTCGGCGGGGCCACCTTCCTGCGGCTGACCGTCGCCGCGGTGGTCCTGCTCGCCGTCACCCGGCCGCGGCTGCGCGGCCGCAGCCGCCGCGACCTGGTCTCGGCCGTCCTGCTCGGACTCGCCTCCGCCGGGATGACCCTGCTGTTCGCCGGCGCGACCGACCGGCTGCCCATGGGCACCGCCTCGACCATCGAGTTCCTCGGGCCGCTGGCCGTCGCCATCGCGCTCTCCCGCCGGGCGAGCCACCTGCTGTGGGCGCTGCTCGCGGCGGGCGGCGTGGTGCTGCTGACCCTGCTCGGCGAAGGCTCCGGCGGCACGGCCCTGGACCCGGTCGGCCTCGGCTACGCCTTCGGTGCGGCCGCCTGCTACGCCGGCTACATCCTCTTCACCGACAAGGTGGGCGCGGTCTTCAAGGGCTTCGAGGGCTTGGCCGTCTCCTTCACGGTCGCCGCACTGGCCGTCGCGCCCTTCGGCGCGGCGCAGGCCTGGCACGGGCTCGCCGCCGCCTCCGCGCCCGCCCTGCTGCTGCTCGCGGTGGCCGGGGTGGCGCTGCTCTTCCCGGTGGTGCCGTACGCGCTGGAGATGACCGCCCTGCGGCGGATGCCGCAGCGGGTGTTCAGCGTGCTGGTGAGCCTGGACCCGGCGGTCAGCGCCCTGGTCGGGCTGGTGGTGCTGGGACAGCTGCTCGGCGGGGTGCAGCTGGCCGGCATCGGCTGTGTGGTCGCGGCCAGCGTCGGGGCCACGCTGACGGCCAGGCGCTGA
- a CDS encoding antibiotic biosynthesis monooxygenase, whose amino-acid sequence MYVRTLYTTGDPALIDEALDALRAEAIGLLTGQPGYRGYGLFADRALGKIAMGSWWESEQAQRDSDEALRARRAALLSPFAGTVTTDVWEAAAFTPPAPASPGAGFRVVRADIDPARIDALVERFRETLLPGMGQIDGFVSGTLLVNRAAGRASVGTIFRDRAALEASRGPQAALRAKNAPAAGVTVRSLEEFEVVLLDRPHHD is encoded by the coding sequence ATGTACGTCCGCACCCTCTACACCACCGGTGACCCCGCCCTGATCGACGAGGCGCTCGACGCGCTGCGCGCCGAGGCCATCGGGCTGCTCACCGGTCAGCCCGGCTACCGCGGCTACGGGCTGTTCGCCGACCGGGCGCTCGGGAAGATCGCGATGGGCTCGTGGTGGGAGAGCGAGCAGGCCCAGCGGGACAGCGACGAGGCGCTGCGGGCCCGCCGCGCCGCTCTGCTGTCGCCGTTCGCGGGCACCGTCACCACCGACGTCTGGGAGGCCGCCGCCTTCACCCCGCCCGCCCCGGCCTCGCCCGGCGCCGGCTTCCGGGTGGTGCGTGCCGACATCGACCCGGCCCGGATCGACGCCCTGGTCGAGCGGTTCCGCGAGACCCTGCTGCCCGGGATGGGACAGATCGACGGCTTCGTCTCCGGCACCCTGCTGGTGAACCGCGCGGCGGGCCGCGCCTCGGTCGGCACGATCTTCCGCGACCGTGCCGCGCTGGAGGCCTCGCGCGGCCCGCAGGCGGCCCTGCGGGCCAAGAACGCCCCGGCGGCCGGTGTCACCGTCCGCAGCCTGGAGGAGTTCGAGGTGGTCCTGCTGGACCGCCCGCACCACGACTGA